The sequence TTCGATAGCTTGGTTGCCTTCAGTGTAACCTGCAACTTCACCAACAGCCGCTACTAGAGCGTCGCTTGGGTTTAGAAGTGGGTTAGGGAAGAACGCTTCAATGATTTTATTGTCGCGGTTTTTGGTTGCCGTACCGAAGGCTAGTGAAAAGTAAGCCATGTTGAATCTCCATGTGTTGAGTCTTGATTTTGCTATTTCATAACAGCGGCTCGAATAACAAGCGCTGCCGTTAGCAAAGTTAATTTAATTGCGTTCATCATAAAGAGAGCGCCCTCGTTATGAAAGGGCGCATCGGGATAAAGTCTGTAAAATGATATTGCTTGTCTTTTGAGAGATATTTTTCTGCAATGAGAAAACACTGCAGATCAACACAAATTGATTGGTGCGTTAATCAACATCCTCCTGTGAATAGCTTCTTTAGACAAACAGCGCCTTATAAGCCTGTTCAATTCCTTCAATCAACATCTGCATACCGATAACTGCGAGTATCAACCCCATCATTCGAGTAATCACGTTCAGTGCGCTTGGCCCTACGGCTTTCACGAAGCGTTCGCCGAATACAAATAATACGTAGGTTAAGGTGCACAGAAGACCAAAGGCGACGATGGTAATGATGGTTTCGTAAATGCCTTCAGTGCTGGCGAAGTTCATCGCAGTGGCGATGGTGCCCGGGCCTGCCAGTATCGGCATGGCTAAAGGTGATACTGCGATGCTAAGCGCTGCGTCGCGTTGGGCGTCTGAGTTCACTTTCTCTTTTGCTTTGGCGTGTGTTGAATCACCTTGTAGCATGTGAAAGCCAATCAAAAAGACCAGAATACCGCCCGTGATGCGCAGTGCGTACAGCGTGATACCAAAGAGGTCAAAAATCAGTTTGCCAGATAGCGCAAACGTACTGACGATGACAAATGCGATAAACACTGAACGGAAGGCGATGGACTTGACCGTTTCCCTGTCGTTATCACCAGTTAATCCAAGAAAGATTGGGGTGTTGGCGATTGGGTTCATGATGGCAAAAAAGCCCATGAACACAGTAATGGTATGAATGATGAGCTCTTTCATATTATTCCTTTGAAAATATGCAGTTAAATACTAATGGTTGGTGTATTTAATCTTAGATACAAATAATTATTAGAAATAGATAGTAGAGCAAGTGTGAATAAAAAACAGCCAGCATAAGGCTGGCTGTTTGGTTTTAGTGATAGGTGTAGAGTTTTGGTCGTGCGTTATTGCGCGTTTCTCAATTAAAAAGCTCCACAAAAGGCTCTGCATGACAGGCCGACTATAGAGCTCGTTTTGTCGCTATGCGTTTTGAGATTCACTCACTGCGACAGCCAATGCAACCGTAGCACCTACCATTGGGTTGTTACCCATACCGATGAAGCCCATCATTGCTACGTGAGCTGGAACAGAAGAGCTACCAGCGAATTGAGCGTCAGCATGCATTCTACCCATGGTATCTGTCATGCCGTAAGACGCAGGGCCAGCGGCAACGTTGTCTGGGTGTAATGTACGGCCTGTGCCGCCGCCTGAAGCGACTGAGAAGTAAGGCAAGCCTTGGCGAGTACGCTCTGCTTTGTAGATACCTGCAACAGGGTGTTGGAAGCGTGTTGGGTTGGTTGAGTTACCCGTGATACTCACATCCACTTCTTCTCTGTGCATGATAGCTACGCCTTCACGCACATCATCAGCGCCATAACATAAGATCTCTCCACGAGGACCTTGTGAGAAGCGGCGACGCTCGGTTTCAACCAATTCACCCGTTTGGTAATCAAACTGAGTACGAACATAAGTAAAGCCATTGATACGAGAGATTAAGTAAGCCGCATCTTTACCTAGACCGTTTAAGATAACTTTCAATGGTGTTTTGCGTGATTTGTTCACGTTCAGCGCAATCTTGATCGCGCCTTCTGCAGCAGCAAAAGACTCATGGCCAGCAAGGAACGCAAAGCAGTGGCTCTCTTCATTGAGTAGGCGAGCAGCCAGTGCGCCGTGGCCGATACCGACTTGGCGTTGCTCTGCAACACTGCCGGGTTTTGTGAATGCTTGAAGGCCTTCACCAATGATATTCGCCGCTTGTTCTGCGTTGTTCGCTTTACGGAACAGAGCTAATGCAGCACCAAGAGTGTAAGCGTCAGCTGCGCTTTCAAATGCGATAGGTTGAGTGTCCATCACTAATGCTTTTGGATCGACATTGTGTGATAGACAGTATTGGTTTGCTTGCTCTAAAGAGTCGAAGTTCATTTCTGCCAATACGCGAGTTACTGATTCATTAAATTGAGTGTTCATCATATCTTTCCTCTTAATTGGCAAAATTATTGTTGGCGTGGGTTAATGGTGGTTACGGCTTCGTCGAAGCGACCATAAGTACCCGTCGCAAGGTCAGCAGCTTCGTTCGCTGGTACGCCTTGGTTAATCGCCTTCATCATTTTGCCGAGGTTGAGATATTCGTAGCCAATCACTTCACTGTGATCATCAAGTGCAAGCTTGGTCACGTAACCTTCTGCAAGCTCTAGGTAACGAACGCCTTTCGCTGAGGTTGAATAGCTGGTACCGACTTGGCTACGCTGTGTTTGACCTAAGTCTTCTAACGCTGCGCCGATCTCTAGGCCGCCTTCAGAGAAAGCAGACTGAGTTCGACCGTAAACAAACTGTAGGAAGATTTCGCGCATCGCTACGTTGATAGCATCACATACTAAGTCAGTATTCAGCGCTTCAAGAATGGTTTTTCCGGTGAGGATTTCAGCAGCCATCGCGGCAGATTGCGTCATGCCGGAACAACCAATGGTTTCGATTAATGCTTCTTCGATGATGCCGTTTTTTACGTTAAGAGTCAGTTTTGCAGCACCTTGTTGTGGTGCACAAGTGCCTACGCCATGGCTTAAGCCAGAAATAGCGATGACATCTTTTGGGCTAACCATTGCGCCTTCAACTGGAATTGGAGCTGAATTGTGAAGATCACCCCTTTGAATAGGGCACATTGATTGAATTTCTGAAGAGTAGTGCATAATGTTTTCTCACTTATAGAGCCGTTTAAGACCTAGGGCGTTGAGAAAACAGGACGTGTTGGAAGAGGTGCGGCTAATTCACTACAGATCTTGAGTATCGATAATCCAAAGGTGTCATGGATCTTGGTCTTAATAGACTAAGTCCATTGCAAAATGGAGGAATAGCGATACGTCCAACAGTATTACCTGTTTTCGATTCTGTAGGAGTCATTAGCACTGTTCGGAAAGAACGGGCGGTTGAAGCAAAAGCTTAGGTGGAACCCCATCACCTGATGGCTATAGATTAGATCTTTATCACACTTTCATGCAAGCGAATGTTTAGAGCGATTTCGACTATAAACAAGCTTCATTATATTTCGATAAGTATAAAAAAAACGCCAATAACGAACTCTGATTAGAGGCGTCATTGACGTTTTTTAGAAAGGTATCAGCTAGTTATGCTGCATCTTCTTCTGCGTCTTCAACAGCTTCAAGCTTCTTAGCTTTTTTCGGAGCTGGCTTACGCTTAGCACCTAATGCGTAAAGAACTTCTTCTTTGTTCTTCGCTAGGTACATTGCAAGTTCTTCTTGCTTGCCTTCATCTTCAACTAAATCGCTTTTGCCTAACAGTTCAAAAAGCTCATCAGCCATATCCAGCATTTTGTCGTATGCGTCAGCTTCGGCTTTAGAGGTAAAAGTCATTTTCTCTTCTCCGTTGCGTTCCACCACGTACTTGACGATAACAGCCATGGTTAATCCTCTAAGTTTGATAAATTTTACTGGCTTTTTATACAGTTTCTGATGCGAAAAGTCCAGTTGGAGCCCGAACTATGCGGCCTCAATCTTGATGTGTAGCCCAGTCTTCACAATAACCCATGAAAGATTTCAGCAGTGGGCTTTGATATTTGTCTTTATGGACCAGCATCCAGAATCGGCGTTTCATATCGAGTGGTACATCTAGTGCTTTCACTCGGCCTGAATCAATCGCGCGCTGTGCCGCTAAACGCGATAAACAGGCAAAGCCCAGACCTGCAGAAACAGAGTTGATGATCGCTTCGGTGGTGTTGAGCTCAAATGATTCGTACCAGTGCTCGATACGCGGTGCAACGGCACGCAAGAAAAACTCACGTGTACCTGAGCCTGACTCGCGCAATATCCAATGGCTGTCTTCTAAATCATGCAGAGCAACTTTGTTTTGTGAAACGAGAGGGTGTTGATTACTAACGATAATACACATCTCATCGCTACTGAACTGGCTAGATATCAATTCAGGGTGGAGTGTTTTTCCTTCAATTAGTGCGATATCCAGTTCATAATCCACCAACTTTTGGCATATCAGCGCACTGTTTGAAATGAACAAGCTCTGGTCTTGATGCTGAGTTCGTTCGCGAAAGCCAGACAGAATAAAGGGTGCGACCTGATTACCAATTGTGTCACTCGCGCCAACCTTGAGATTGCCACTTAATGGTTGGTCGTCGCGGAACAAAACATCGATGCCTGCAGCTCTGTGAAGTATCTCATCGGCCAAAGGAAGTAACTTTTGTCCCTCCTGATTGAGAATTAATCGGTTGTTGACCCGGTCAAATAGAGAGTGACCTAACTGTTTCTCCATTTCGCCTAGTGCCATGCTGACCGCTGCTTTAGACAAAAACAGCGCTTCGGATGCGGCGGTAAGCGTCGAATGCTGGGTAATGGTGACAAACACTTTGAGTTGTTTGATTGAGATATTAGCCATCAGGTTCCTAGTTTTGCGCTGCTGGTGGAAAGGGTTGTTCAGTATTGATGAACACTTGTTATATATAATTGGATATTGTTTAACGAAGCGCAAGCGTATTATGGCTTCAACAAGCTGATGAGTTCACAAGTTTAGTGAATTAAGTTTAAGAGAGGCTGACATGATTCAACGTATTAAATATAGATTAACAGGAGCTCCAACACCCATGGCAGGGTTAGCACTAGCAATCGCAAGCTTAGGTTGGTGCTGGGATGGCGTTTTAGTCGCACAAGGTATTTTGCACACTTCTGGCTTAGTGCAGTGGATCAGTGCGGGTATTGCAGCGGTATTGCTTCTTGTTTTGGCTGTGAAATTTTTGATTCATGGCCACCTATTGCGTGAAGATCTTGCTCACCCTGTTGTCGGCAGTGTGGTACCAACATTTGCTATGGGGTGCATGGTGGTATCTGCGTCTTTGGCGCCAATCTCTCAATTCTTACAAGAAGCGATGTGGTTGGCATCTGTGGCTTTGCACGTTGTATTTCTAGTGAGCTTTTTGTACCACAGAGCTAAAAACTTTGAGATTCACCACATGGTGCCAAGTTGGTTTGTGCCACCGATCGGTATTATCGTAGCTGACGTTTCTTTCTCTGGTAATCCAGTTTTAGAGCCAGTAGCGAACGCGACTTTGGTATTCGGTTTATTGGTTTACGCTGTGATGTTACCACTGATGGTTTACCGCTTGATCTTCTCTCACGAAGTGCCAGATGCAGCAAAACCAACGATTGCGATTATGGCAGCACCAGCGAGCCTATCTTTGGCGGGTTACTTAACCGTTACTGCTAGCCCTTCACCAGTGATCATTGGTTTATTATTTGGTATTGCAGTGTTGATGACGTTTATTATCTACATCGCGTTTTTCAAACTACTTCGTCTGCCATTCAGCCCAGGCTATGCAGCGTTTACTTTCCCAATCGTGATTGGTGCAACAGCGTTATTTAAATTGGCGGCTTGGATGCAAGTACAAGGTGTTGAAGCGCACTACATCAGCCAAGTGTTCAATCTAGCGTACCTAGAACTCATAGTGGCAACCTTCGTCGTTGGTTATGTCGCTGTTCGTTACTACATGAACTACAAACCTCATCGTGTTTTAAGTGCGGTAGCCGGCAGATTGTAAAGGGCAATAGTTCAAAAGATAAACGGACCTTAAGCTTTCGGTATTTCATAAGCTTATATTCCTCATCCAAACTCAGCACTTATGCTAATCTGGCAGTATATTGTGGCAAGATTAGCGTGAGTGCACTTTGTTTACTGTTTACCATTCCAATAAAGTTGATACTTTAAAAATTCTTCTCGTTCACTTGATCAAAAGTGACCCTTTAGCCAATCCTTTCGAAAAAGAGCAGATTCTGGTTCAGAGCCCGGGTATGTCTCAATGGCTTAAGATGGAACTCGCCAAAGAATTTGGTGTAGCAGCAAATATCGATTTTCCTCTTCCAGCAACATTCATTTGGGATATGTTTACCCAAGTGCTTCCTGATGTACCTAAACGCAGTGCTTTTAACAAAGAAGCGATGACGTGGAAGCTGATGAGTTTGCTACCCGCGAAACTTGGCCACCCTGATTTCTTACCCCTACAGCGCTATCTTGAAAACGACGAAGATGATTCAAAGCTGTATCAATTAGCTGAGAAAATTGCCGATATCTTTGATGGCTACTTGGTATACCGACCTGAGTGGATGGCGATGTGGGAAGCGGGAGAGCCCGTTACAGAGTTGATTGATAGTGAAGGGCAGCAAGAACACCCTTGGCAGCCGATTTTGTGGAAGGCACTCTATGATCAAACGCTGTCTCAAGGTCAATCAAAGTATCACCGTGGTAATTTGTATCACGACTTCATTGAAGCGTTAGCTAATCAACAAGGCCAGTTACAACACCTGCCGAAACGTCTGTTTGTATTTGGTATTTCGTCGCTGCCTCCTCGCTACATGGATGCTTTGAAAGCACTTGGCGAACAGATTGATGTCCACCTGATGTTTACTAACCCTTGTCAGCATTACTGGGGCGACATCCGCGACCGTAAGTACTTGGCAAGAGTTGAAGCGCAGCGTCGCAAGCAGTTTGCATTGGTTGATGGTTTACCTCAGCTAGAAGGTGAAGTATCACCATTGAAAGATGGCATTGAAGCGAATGTCGAAGATGAACTACATACCAGCCAAGCGGTTGGCAATAGCTTGCTTGCGTCTATGGGTAAGCTGGGCAGAGATAACCTGTTCTTACTGTCTCAATCAGACAGTGAAGAGCACGAGTTCTTTATTGATGTTGAGAGAGACAGTCTGCTGCATCAACTGCAAGCCGATATTCTCCAGTTAGAAGAACATCAAGATGATCACATCTTAGATTCCAGCAACCACAAACAAGTGGTTGAACTGGGTGATCGCTCGTTGACTGTGCATGCTTGTCACAGCCCAATGCGCGAGGTGGAAGTTCTTCATGACCAGCTATTGGCGATGTTTGATGCCGATCCGACACTAAAACCACGCGATATCATCGTAATGGTGTCTGACATTAATGCTTATAGCCCAGCGATTCAGGCTGTATTTGGTAATGCTCCGGGCGAGCGTTATATCCCTTACTCGATCTCTGATAGAACCGCAGACCAAGAAAGCCCAATTCTGACCGCCTTCATGCAGTTGGTCGCGCTACCGAATACGCGCTGCTTAGCCTCTGAGTTGCTAGAACTATTAGAAATTCCTGCGATGATGGCACGCTTTGGTATTGATGAATTCCAATTTGAGCAAGCCAAGCAATGGGTTGAAGAAGCGGGCATTCGTTGGGGTGTTGACGCTTCAACGGCGACAGAATTTGATCTACCTGCGACCAAGCAAAACACTTGGCTATTCGGTATCCAGCGCATGCTCTTAGGCTATGCGATGTCGGATTCCGCAGGTTTGTTTGAAACCGAACACTCTCCGATTGCTGCTTATAACGAAGTTCAAGGCATTAACGCCGAACTTGCTGGTAAGTTAGCGCACTTTATCGATCGCATTGCTCATTACCGTCAACGCTTAACTGAAACACAACCTATCGATATGTGGCGTGAAACCTTGCTGCAAATGATTGATGATTTCTTTGCGGTTGAGCTAGAAGGTGAGGTGGTGCTTAAGTCGATTCGTGATGCACTTTCGCAACTGAACGAACAGCTTGATGATGCCTTGTACGAACAAGAACTGTCGCCAAGCATTATCTACCAGTACCTCAATAATAAGTTATCTGGCGCGCGCATTAGCCAGCGCTTCTTAGCTGGCCAAGTTAACTTTTGTACCTTGATGCCGATGCGTTCTATTCCGTTCAAAACCGTCTGTTTGTTAGGCATGAATGATGGTGTTTACCCTCGCTCAATGCCGCCAGAAGGTTTTGATCTAATGAACGGACGCACACGACCTGGCGATCGTTCTCGCCGTGATGATGACCGCTACCTATTCTTAGAGGCGATGTTGTCAGCGCAAGAATGTTTATACATCAGCTATGTCGGCCGCTCGATTCAAGATAATACCGAGCGAGTGCCGTCGGTATTGGTTTCAGAGTTGATCGAGTACTGCCAGCAGAACTACTGCTTAAGTGAAGACCAAGCGTTGCCAAGCGATGATTCTGGTATCAACCTGACTCAAGCGATCAGCTTTGAACACACCATGACACCGTTCAGCCCTGCTGCGTTTACTCAAGGTGATGCGAGCCATGTGCTGAGTTACGCCAAAGAGTGGCTTCCAGCGGCTAACCGTTCCGGTGAACGCAGTGGTGAATTCAATCGTGCATTGGATGACTATTTGTTGGGTGCGACGTACCCGTTAGAACTCGATTTGGTTGAATTACAGCGTTTTTGGCGTTTGCCAGTGCAGTACTTCTTTAATCGCCGTCTAAAAGTGGTGTTTGAGCCGCCACTTCCTGTGATGGAAGACGATGAGCCATTTGTACTTAATGGTTTAGAGAGTTTCCAACTTAAGGATGCTTTGCTGCAAGTGTTACTGGACCACCCTGAAGGCGCAGACGAAGCCGTTCGATTGTTTGTCTCTGAGCAAAAAGCACAGGGTCGTTTACCGGTCGGCGCCTTTGGTGATATCGAATTTGAAACCAACCGTGTTCAAGCGGAAGACTTAGCCAAAGAGATTCGATTTGTGAGCGGATCACCGCAACAAGATCTCGAAGTGAATATCGAATTTGATGTGTTAGGCGAAGGCAAACCTGTTCGTTTGATGGGTTGGTTAACTCAAAACTATCAATCAGGTCTAGTGCGTTTCCGTAGCGGTAAAATACGCTCTCAAGATTATTTGGCCGCGTGGATTGATCATCTATGTTGTGCAGTGATGGGGCACGGAAAAACGACCCATATTATTGGCTACGACAGAAAAGAGGGCGTGGTTCACCAAACGCTACAACCTATCGGCGATGCGCAGCAGGCGAAGAGCTTGTTGGCTGAATTAGTGCGACTGTTTTATCAAGGCATGACTGCACCATTGCCTTATTTTCCGAAAACCGCATTGGCTGGTGTTGAAGCGGGCTTTAGTCGTGGTAAGTGGGTCGATGACGAAGAAAAGTCACTTAAGAAAATGGCTGATACCTTTAATGACAGCTTCGCCTTTACGGGCGAGGGCAGAGATACTTACATCTCTCGAATTTGGCCTAAGTGGGATGATGAACTGGCTGCTGAGTCGCGTATGTATTCAACGCTTGTGTTACAGGCCACAAGACTTGCCGCTGCCGATCTTGAAGATCAGGAATAATCGGCAGTGATCAGCAAGATCGCCAATGATACTAACGTCAAAGAGATGTGCTTGAATAAAGGCATGGAAAATAAAGAGTTAGATGTAAATTTGGAGTGCTTGACTTATCAAAAGGTTAGAGATAATCGAGGTATAAGTTTAGTAAAAGTGATAGATAGTGACTTGCGGGAAGTCAGGGTACAGGAAATAAAGTGGCCGCCAGTAAATCATTATTAGTGTAGGGCGTTCGCTGTACGGCCACAGGTCAGAGGGACCATTATTCTGTGGTTCAAAGTAACGCATGAGTATAAAACTCGAATCGCGCTCCTGAACTCGTGGGCGCATAGTAGCGAGGCGATCTGAATTGATCCGTGAGAGAGATCGCACTAACTATTAACAAATCAGCGTAGGACGTAAATTGAATGACGTTTTCCACGCTAGGTCACATTTGTAACAACACATTTATCAGAAGGCAGTAAGGCATGACGACCACAAGCAGTGTTCAGGTAATCGCTCCACAGACACTCGATACCATGACGTTTCCACTTCATGGCGCGCGTTTAATTGAAGCATCGGCGGGTACTGGTAAAACATTCACCATTGCTGGCTTGTACTTACGCCTACTGCTCGGACATGGTACGGCAGCACCACAAGGTGAGCTCGCGGAAGCTACGCGACATCATGAGCCGCTAACCGTAGACCAAATTTTGGTGGTGACCTTTACTGAAGCAGCAACGGCAGAGCTACGTGATCGTATTCGCGCGCGAATCCATGATGCACGCATTGCGTTTGCTCGCGGGCAAAGTGACGACCCAGTAATTGCTCCTTTGTTACAAGCTATCGATGATCATGCTGGCGCGGCGAAAACTCTGCTCAATGCTGAAAGGCAAATGGATGAAGCGGCGGTCTACACCATTCATGGCTTCTGTCAGAGAATGTTGACTCAGAATGCCTTCGAGTCTGGAAGCCGTTTTGATAATGAATTTGTGACCGATGAAAGCCATCTGAAAGCACAAGTGGTTGCCGACTATTGGCGTAAACAGTTTTATCCGTTGCCCATTCAACTTGCAGGTGAGGTGCGAAATATTTGGGGCTCTCCCGCTTCGTTATTGGCTGACGTAAATCGCTATCTGACGGGGTCTCCGCTGAAATTGACGGTAGATGCGATGTCGGGTGACTTGCAAACTCTGCACAATCAAAACTTAGATAAAGTGAAGCAGCTTAAAGCGTTGTGGTGTGAATCCGAAGCGGACTTTTTGGCTCTGATTTCAGGTTCAGATGTGAACAAGCGCAGCTACACCAAGAAGTCTTTGCCTACTTGGTTAGAAGCGGTAACAGCATGGGCACAGAGCGACACTCATGATTACCAGTTTCCAGATAAATTAGAGAAGTTCTCTCAAGCAACCCTAATTGAAAAAACACCAAAAGGCACCGCACCTCAGCATGCCGTTTTCGAAGCGATTGAAGATTTCTTAAATCACCCAGCCGACTTGAAAGCCCCATTGTTGGCGCATGCGATTACTCACTGTCGAACTATGCTAGCCAAGGCGAAACAGCAAAAGCAGTGGCTATCATTTGATGACTTGTTGACCCAGTTATCTGCGTCGATTGATGTCGATGAGCAATCCTTGCTGGTGGAAAGAATTCGCACACTCTACCCAGTTGCGATGATCGATGAATTCCAAGATACCGACCCGCTGCAATACAGTATTTTTAGCCGAATCTATCTCGATAACCCGCAGTGCGGCTTGTTTATGATCGGTGACCCGAAGCAGGCTATTTATGGCTTCCGTGGCGCAGATATCTTTACCTATATCAAGGCGAGAAACCAAGTTAGTGCTCACTACACCTTAGGCACTAACTGGCGTTCAAGTGCCGATATGGTCAGTGCAGTAAACCAAGTGTTTATGAATTCGGACAGTCCGTTTATCTACGACCAAGACATTCCATTTTTGCCTGTTGCTGCGAGTCCATCGGCCGATAAACGGCAATGGGTGATGAACGGAGAAACTCAGCGCGCACTTACCTTTTGGCTGCAAGAGGCTGAAGACAAGCCGTTACCAAAGGGTGAATATCATAAGGCGATGGCTGAGGCGACGGCGAGTCAAATTCAAACCATTCTGACCGCTTCTCAAAACCAGCAAGCTTATTTTGATAACGGCAAAAAACAACATGCCGTGAATGCGGGTGATATTGCTGTCTTGGTTCGAACCGGCAGTGAAGGCCGTCTAATCAAGAACGCTCTGTCTGAACAGGGTATCGCGAGTGTGTATTTGTCGAACCGAGACAGTGTGTTCACCAGCTTAGTCGCACAAGATATTCAACGCCTGCTACAAGCGGTACTGACACCTGAAAATGATCGTGCATTGCGCGCGAGTTTAGCCTCTGAGCTGTTTGCTCTGGATGCGGCATCATTGGATGAACTCAACAACGATGAAGTGGTGTGGGAAAACGTCGTTAACGAATTTCGTGAGTATCGTAAGTTGTGGCTACAGCGTGGCGTGCTGCCAATGCTGCGCAGCGTGATTAGCAAGCGACATCTCGCGGAACGCTTGCTGGAAGAAGAAAATGGTGAGCGCTCACTTACTGATTTGATGCACATAGGCGAATTGCTGCAACAGGCAAGACAAGAGCTTGATAGCGATTATGGCTTGCTGCGCTGGTTAGCAGAAGCGATCTCAGATGCGCAAAATGGTCTAGGCGGCAGTGAAGACGACATTCAACGTCTTGAATCAGAGAGAAACTTGGTTCAAATCGTTACCATTCATAAGTCGAAAGGTTTGGAATATGACTTAGTATTTCTGCCATTTGTCGCGAGTTATCGAGAAGCGAGTGAAGGCAAATTCTACGATCATGATTCAGATACCACAGTACTGGATATTACAGGTAGTGACAGTGCCTTAGCTCAAGCGGATAAAGAGCGATTGGCGGAAGATCTACGCCTGATTTATGTAGCTCTGACTCGTGCAGTTTATGGCTGTTTTATTGGTATGGCGCCACTGCGTAAAGGGCGTTCAACCAAAGAACCGACAGGCGTGCATTTGAGTGCGATGGGCTACTTGGTTCAAAATGGTCAAGAGCAGGGTATTGCCGAATTGCATCAAGCTCTAGCGGCAATTGAAGGCAAAAATTCAAGTGTGCTGTTAGCCGAAACACCAACCGCTCAC is a genomic window of Vibrio sp. ED004 containing:
- a CDS encoding MarC family protein; this encodes MKELIIHTITVFMGFFAIMNPIANTPIFLGLTGDNDRETVKSIAFRSVFIAFVIVSTFALSGKLIFDLFGITLYALRITGGILVFLIGFHMLQGDSTHAKAKEKVNSDAQRDAALSIAVSPLAMPILAGPGTIATAMNFASTEGIYETIITIVAFGLLCTLTYVLFVFGERFVKAVGPSALNVITRMMGLILAVIGMQMLIEGIEQAYKALFV
- a CDS encoding GGGtGRT protein codes for the protein MMNTQFNESVTRVLAEMNFDSLEQANQYCLSHNVDPKALVMDTQPIAFESAADAYTLGAALALFRKANNAEQAANIIGEGLQAFTKPGSVAEQRQVGIGHGALAARLLNEESHCFAFLAGHESFAAAEGAIKIALNVNKSRKTPLKVILNGLGKDAAYLISRINGFTYVRTQFDYQTGELVETERRRFSQGPRGEILCYGADDVREGVAIMHREEVDVSITGNSTNPTRFQHPVAGIYKAERTRQGLPYFSVASGGGTGRTLHPDNVAAGPASYGMTDTMGRMHADAQFAGSSSVPAHVAMMGFIGMGNNPMVGATVALAVAVSESQNA
- a CDS encoding iron-sulfur cluster assembly scaffold protein, with protein sequence MHYSSEIQSMCPIQRGDLHNSAPIPVEGAMVSPKDVIAISGLSHGVGTCAPQQGAAKLTLNVKNGIIEEALIETIGCSGMTQSAAMAAEILTGKTILEALNTDLVCDAINVAMREIFLQFVYGRTQSAFSEGGLEIGAALEDLGQTQRSQVGTSYSTSAKGVRYLELAEGYVTKLALDDHSEVIGYEYLNLGKMMKAINQGVPANEAADLATGTYGRFDEAVTTINPRQQ
- a CDS encoding YebG family protein; amino-acid sequence: MAVIVKYVVERNGEEKMTFTSKAEADAYDKMLDMADELFELLGKSDLVEDEGKQEELAMYLAKNKEEVLYALGAKRKPAPKKAKKLEAVEDAEEDAA
- a CDS encoding LysR family transcriptional regulator is translated as MANISIKQLKVFVTITQHSTLTAASEALFLSKAAVSMALGEMEKQLGHSLFDRVNNRLILNQEGQKLLPLADEILHRAAGIDVLFRDDQPLSGNLKVGASDTIGNQVAPFILSGFRERTQHQDQSLFISNSALICQKLVDYELDIALIEGKTLHPELISSQFSSDEMCIIVSNQHPLVSQNKVALHDLEDSHWILRESGSGTREFFLRAVAPRIEHWYESFELNTTEAIINSVSAGLGFACLSRLAAQRAIDSGRVKALDVPLDMKRRFWMLVHKDKYQSPLLKSFMGYCEDWATHQD
- a CDS encoding TDT family transporter; protein product: MAGLALAIASLGWCWDGVLVAQGILHTSGLVQWISAGIAAVLLLVLAVKFLIHGHLLREDLAHPVVGSVVPTFAMGCMVVSASLAPISQFLQEAMWLASVALHVVFLVSFLYHRAKNFEIHHMVPSWFVPPIGIIVADVSFSGNPVLEPVANATLVFGLLVYAVMLPLMVYRLIFSHEVPDAAKPTIAIMAAPASLSLAGYLTVTASPSPVIIGLLFGIAVLMTFIIYIAFFKLLRLPFSPGYAAFTFPIVIGATALFKLAAWMQVQGVEAHYISQVFNLAYLELIVATFVVGYVAVRYYMNYKPHRVLSAVAGRL
- the recC gene encoding exodeoxyribonuclease V subunit gamma, translated to MFTVYHSNKVDTLKILLVHLIKSDPLANPFEKEQILVQSPGMSQWLKMELAKEFGVAANIDFPLPATFIWDMFTQVLPDVPKRSAFNKEAMTWKLMSLLPAKLGHPDFLPLQRYLENDEDDSKLYQLAEKIADIFDGYLVYRPEWMAMWEAGEPVTELIDSEGQQEHPWQPILWKALYDQTLSQGQSKYHRGNLYHDFIEALANQQGQLQHLPKRLFVFGISSLPPRYMDALKALGEQIDVHLMFTNPCQHYWGDIRDRKYLARVEAQRRKQFALVDGLPQLEGEVSPLKDGIEANVEDELHTSQAVGNSLLASMGKLGRDNLFLLSQSDSEEHEFFIDVERDSLLHQLQADILQLEEHQDDHILDSSNHKQVVELGDRSLTVHACHSPMREVEVLHDQLLAMFDADPTLKPRDIIVMVSDINAYSPAIQAVFGNAPGERYIPYSISDRTADQESPILTAFMQLVALPNTRCLASELLELLEIPAMMARFGIDEFQFEQAKQWVEEAGIRWGVDASTATEFDLPATKQNTWLFGIQRMLLGYAMSDSAGLFETEHSPIAAYNEVQGINAELAGKLAHFIDRIAHYRQRLTETQPIDMWRETLLQMIDDFFAVELEGEVVLKSIRDALSQLNEQLDDALYEQELSPSIIYQYLNNKLSGARISQRFLAGQVNFCTLMPMRSIPFKTVCLLGMNDGVYPRSMPPEGFDLMNGRTRPGDRSRRDDDRYLFLEAMLSAQECLYISYVGRSIQDNTERVPSVLVSELIEYCQQNYCLSEDQALPSDDSGINLTQAISFEHTMTPFSPAAFTQGDASHVLSYAKEWLPAANRSGERSGEFNRALDDYLLGATYPLELDLVELQRFWRLPVQYFFNRRLKVVFEPPLPVMEDDEPFVLNGLESFQLKDALLQVLLDHPEGADEAVRLFVSEQKAQGRLPVGAFGDIEFETNRVQAEDLAKEIRFVSGSPQQDLEVNIEFDVLGEGKPVRLMGWLTQNYQSGLVRFRSGKIRSQDYLAAWIDHLCCAVMGHGKTTHIIGYDRKEGVVHQTLQPIGDAQQAKSLLAELVRLFYQGMTAPLPYFPKTALAGVEAGFSRGKWVDDEEKSLKKMADTFNDSFAFTGEGRDTYISRIWPKWDDELAAESRMYSTLVLQATRLAAADLEDQE